One Scophthalmus maximus strain ysfricsl-2021 chromosome 9, ASM2237912v1, whole genome shotgun sequence genomic region harbors:
- the si:ch211-153b23.3 gene encoding uncharacterized protein si:ch211-153b23.3 isoform X2 codes for MVISPLGFLVSVGEFSWTPPTHEEALFMTNIHSYFRPTQQFICLRINTRKFNHREALKELHLDNQDTMSTSDGFPASFYGEPGVLGMLSNGISAFLVLLQNFNTAHTGSAPVGVENILAGVHLILIGGICQLVAGMVSFRKNDHLSGTAFIGYAALWGSYGATRIYFGALAETPTTASISHQIMNNLSTNIMSNITPNATTDGPVCHLCLSIEESAIAGLVPYILLSFLLAFCSATVNYIMPFVFGAITFTLVFEAVGLVASSWALVVSGVLELLILIFAIYGSAALLIKGLTQRLVLKGFGTPLFNVLLLGTANSASAQSIGQEKKKNTKYAEPMALGFFCDTVAPFIFAFYSFGYVKSFGLGAAWVSIISVAQLFSSYYAHLRQDCYHTTKFGLHATYWLIKAWDEFVASVLTTEEGQIMSGREAMVGNWFFVVAGLVLCVGSLNMDVLELIHNMLFVLLTVSTIPQIPLQAYYIFFGVACSLFTAISLYGTFARLINTIAEKSLIPVGPQPISTERLRQAFKHRSHRQGRQEASDALFYMSNGVAALSALHASVSSSNRSFLNLTVPWVLISGAVIQAYVSRLQVTGGGRFGSVISSIYVAVWATWTWFRFAGYLLQLSTEASYGFTAGAIAFLVINTFLMLIAAYRNLVLLFLTTIMEVVLVCFLLSTLQRLPYQLEMAMLALVSIICVYGALASLMNCIFSQSMLPMGPPLLKEKVKQDTSPELPCPVANSQLTSGLLKIAGLLEEGGVCGIPTDTVYALAASCKNPQAIEKIYNIKDRPAEKPICICISSVEQLVAVKPPFSPLLWEFMRNVYPGGISCIVTKGDWLYRLGVGPAYDRVGTQDSIMIRVPDHTPTCHLCDITGPLAITSANPSGEADSTHHSMVIDRLGHKIQGVLCDGVSNEVVASTVVNCLNIDEGTITILREGCVPAVKVRQIFERVKSMMV; via the exons ATGGTGATATCACCTCTCGGGTTTCTGGTTAGTGTGGGGGAATTTTCATGGACTCCTCCTACCCACGAGGAAGCTTTATTTATGACAAACATTCATTCCTACTTCAGACCAACCCAACAGTTCATCTGTCTGAGGATCAACACCAG AAAGTTTAATCATCGAGAGGCTCTTAAAG AACTGCATTTAGACAACCAAGACACGATGTCAACGTCAGATGGGTTTCCAGCCAGTTTCTATGGTGAACCAGGAGTGTTGGGCATGTTATCGAATGGGATCAGTGCGTTCCTCGTACTTCTGCAGAACTTCAATACAGCACATACTGGCAGTGCTCCAGTAGGAGTGGAAAACATCCTTGCTG GTGTCCATCTCATTCTTATTGGTGGTATATGCCAGTTGGTGGCCGGAATGGTTTCCTTCAGAAAAAATGATCACCTCAGTGGCACTGCCTTCATCGGGTATGCTGCTCTCTGGGGCAGTTATGGTGCAACTCGAATCTACTTTGGTGCTTTGGCAGAAACTCCTACAACAGCATCTATATCACATCAAATCATGAACAATCTGTCCACTAACATAATGAGCAACATAACGCCGAATGCCACCACAGATGGCCCTGTGTGCCATTTATGCCTGTCCATAGAAGAGTCAGCCATCGCTGGTCTGGTCCCTTAtatccttctgtccttcctcctAGCCTTCTGCTCTGCCACCGTCAACTACATCAtgccttttgtttttggggCCATCACATTCACCTTAGTTTTTGAAGCAGTAGGTCTAGTTGCAAGCTCCTGGGCTCTCGTGGTGTCTGGGGTTCTCGAGTTGCTCATTCTAATTTTTGCGATCTACGGTTCGGCTGCACTGCTCATCAAAGGTCTGACTCAGCGTCTTGTCCTCAAAGGCTTTGGTACCCCTCTCTTTAACGTTCTCCTGCTAGGGACCGCCAACTCAGCAAGCGCCCAGAGCATTGgccaagagaagaagaaaaacacaaaatacgcAGAACCCATGGCCTTGGGATTCTTCTGTGACACTGTTGCCCCCTTCATCTTTGCCTTCTACAGCTTTGGGTATGTTAAGTCCTTTGGCTTAGGAGCTGCATGGGTCTCAATCATCTCAGTGGCCCAGCTGTTCTCAAGCTACTACGCCCATCTGCGACAAGATTGCTACCACACAACTAAGTTTGGTCTTCATGCTACATATTGGCTGATCAAGGCTTGGGATGAGTTTGTAGCATCTGTTCTGACTACAGAGGAGGGTCAAATTATGTCAGGGAGGGAAGCAATGGTGGGGAACTGGTTCTTCGTGGTGGCAGGCTTGGTTCTCTGTGTTGGAAGCCTGAACATGGATGTCCTGGAACTGATCCACAACATGCTGTTTGTCCTGCTCACAGTCTCAACAATACCCCAGATACCTCTCCAGGCGTACTACATTTTCTTCGGTGTAGCTTGCTCCCTCTTCACCGCGATCTCCCTGTATGGTACCTTCGCACGTCTCATTAACACGATAGCAGAGAAGTCTCTCATCCCTGTAGGCCCACAGCCAATCTCCACTGAACGGCTACGGCAAGCTTTCAAGCACCGAAGCCATAGACAAGGAAGACAGGAGGCTTCAGATGCCCTGTTTTACATGTCAAATGGGGTTGCAGCTCTCTCAGCTCTCCATGCGAGTGTGTCAAGTTCAAATCGGTCCTTCCTCAATCTGACTGTCCCCTGGGTCCTCATCTCTGGAGCCGTCATCCAGGCCTATGTCAGCCGGCTGCAAGTCACGGGAGGTGGCCGTTTTGGATCCGTCATCTCGTCCATCTATGTAGCAGTGTGGGCAACCTGGACCTGGTTTAGGTTTGCAG GTTACCTGCTACAACTTTCAACAGAAGCATCTTATGGTTTTACAGCAGGAGCAATTGCTTTCCTGGTCATTAACACTTTCCTCATGCTGATAG CTGCCTACAGGAACCTGGTTCTGCTTTTTCTAACAACAATCATGGAGGTTGTTCTGGTCTGTTTCCTGCTGTCCACTCTGCAGCGACTGCCATACCAACTAGAAA tggccATGCTTGCGCTGGTTTCAATAATTTGTGTATATGGAGCTCTGGCATCACTGATGAACTGCATCTTCTCACAGAGTATGCTGCCTATGGGACCTCCCTTATTGAAG GAGAAAGTGAAGCAGGACACCTCTCCAGAGCTGCCGTGTCCTGTTGCTAATTCACAACTCACCAGTGGTCTCCTGAAGATCGCTGGCCTTCTGGAGGAAGGCGGAGTATGTGGTATTCCTACAGACACAGTCTACGCCCTGGCCGCCTCCTGCAAGAATCCTCAGGCGATAGAGAAAATCTACAACATTAAA GACAGACCAGCAGAGAAGcccatctgcatctgcatctctAGCGTGGAGCAGCTGGTAGCAGTCAAGCCTCCCTTCAGTCCTCTGCTCTGGGAGTTTATGAGGAACGTGTATCCTGGAGGAATCAGTTGCATCGTCACCAAAGGCGACTGGCTGTACAGACTGG GAGTGGGACCAGCTTATGACCGTGTTGGTACCCAGGACAGCATCATGATCCGCGTCCCAGACCACACCCCGACTTGCCACCTGTGTGACATCACTGGACCCCTTGCCATTACCTCAGCCAATCCCAGTGGAGAGGCGGACAGCACCCACCACAGCATGGTCATTGA
- the si:ch211-153b23.3 gene encoding uncharacterized protein si:ch211-153b23.3 isoform X1, producing MVISPLGFLVSVGEFSWTPPTHEEALFMTNIHSYFRPTQQFICLRINTRKFNHREALKVELHLDNQDTMSTSDGFPASFYGEPGVLGMLSNGISAFLVLLQNFNTAHTGSAPVGVENILAGVHLILIGGICQLVAGMVSFRKNDHLSGTAFIGYAALWGSYGATRIYFGALAETPTTASISHQIMNNLSTNIMSNITPNATTDGPVCHLCLSIEESAIAGLVPYILLSFLLAFCSATVNYIMPFVFGAITFTLVFEAVGLVASSWALVVSGVLELLILIFAIYGSAALLIKGLTQRLVLKGFGTPLFNVLLLGTANSASAQSIGQEKKKNTKYAEPMALGFFCDTVAPFIFAFYSFGYVKSFGLGAAWVSIISVAQLFSSYYAHLRQDCYHTTKFGLHATYWLIKAWDEFVASVLTTEEGQIMSGREAMVGNWFFVVAGLVLCVGSLNMDVLELIHNMLFVLLTVSTIPQIPLQAYYIFFGVACSLFTAISLYGTFARLINTIAEKSLIPVGPQPISTERLRQAFKHRSHRQGRQEASDALFYMSNGVAALSALHASVSSSNRSFLNLTVPWVLISGAVIQAYVSRLQVTGGGRFGSVISSIYVAVWATWTWFRFAGYLLQLSTEASYGFTAGAIAFLVINTFLMLIAAYRNLVLLFLTTIMEVVLVCFLLSTLQRLPYQLEMAMLALVSIICVYGALASLMNCIFSQSMLPMGPPLLKEKVKQDTSPELPCPVANSQLTSGLLKIAGLLEEGGVCGIPTDTVYALAASCKNPQAIEKIYNIKDRPAEKPICICISSVEQLVAVKPPFSPLLWEFMRNVYPGGISCIVTKGDWLYRLGVGPAYDRVGTQDSIMIRVPDHTPTCHLCDITGPLAITSANPSGEADSTHHSMVIDRLGHKIQGVLCDGVSNEVVASTVVNCLNIDEGTITILREGCVPAVKVRQIFERVKSMMV from the exons ATGGTGATATCACCTCTCGGGTTTCTGGTTAGTGTGGGGGAATTTTCATGGACTCCTCCTACCCACGAGGAAGCTTTATTTATGACAAACATTCATTCCTACTTCAGACCAACCCAACAGTTCATCTGTCTGAGGATCAACACCAG AAAGTTTAATCATCGAGAGGCTCTTAAAG TAGAACTGCATTTAGACAACCAAGACACGATGTCAACGTCAGATGGGTTTCCAGCCAGTTTCTATGGTGAACCAGGAGTGTTGGGCATGTTATCGAATGGGATCAGTGCGTTCCTCGTACTTCTGCAGAACTTCAATACAGCACATACTGGCAGTGCTCCAGTAGGAGTGGAAAACATCCTTGCTG GTGTCCATCTCATTCTTATTGGTGGTATATGCCAGTTGGTGGCCGGAATGGTTTCCTTCAGAAAAAATGATCACCTCAGTGGCACTGCCTTCATCGGGTATGCTGCTCTCTGGGGCAGTTATGGTGCAACTCGAATCTACTTTGGTGCTTTGGCAGAAACTCCTACAACAGCATCTATATCACATCAAATCATGAACAATCTGTCCACTAACATAATGAGCAACATAACGCCGAATGCCACCACAGATGGCCCTGTGTGCCATTTATGCCTGTCCATAGAAGAGTCAGCCATCGCTGGTCTGGTCCCTTAtatccttctgtccttcctcctAGCCTTCTGCTCTGCCACCGTCAACTACATCAtgccttttgtttttggggCCATCACATTCACCTTAGTTTTTGAAGCAGTAGGTCTAGTTGCAAGCTCCTGGGCTCTCGTGGTGTCTGGGGTTCTCGAGTTGCTCATTCTAATTTTTGCGATCTACGGTTCGGCTGCACTGCTCATCAAAGGTCTGACTCAGCGTCTTGTCCTCAAAGGCTTTGGTACCCCTCTCTTTAACGTTCTCCTGCTAGGGACCGCCAACTCAGCAAGCGCCCAGAGCATTGgccaagagaagaagaaaaacacaaaatacgcAGAACCCATGGCCTTGGGATTCTTCTGTGACACTGTTGCCCCCTTCATCTTTGCCTTCTACAGCTTTGGGTATGTTAAGTCCTTTGGCTTAGGAGCTGCATGGGTCTCAATCATCTCAGTGGCCCAGCTGTTCTCAAGCTACTACGCCCATCTGCGACAAGATTGCTACCACACAACTAAGTTTGGTCTTCATGCTACATATTGGCTGATCAAGGCTTGGGATGAGTTTGTAGCATCTGTTCTGACTACAGAGGAGGGTCAAATTATGTCAGGGAGGGAAGCAATGGTGGGGAACTGGTTCTTCGTGGTGGCAGGCTTGGTTCTCTGTGTTGGAAGCCTGAACATGGATGTCCTGGAACTGATCCACAACATGCTGTTTGTCCTGCTCACAGTCTCAACAATACCCCAGATACCTCTCCAGGCGTACTACATTTTCTTCGGTGTAGCTTGCTCCCTCTTCACCGCGATCTCCCTGTATGGTACCTTCGCACGTCTCATTAACACGATAGCAGAGAAGTCTCTCATCCCTGTAGGCCCACAGCCAATCTCCACTGAACGGCTACGGCAAGCTTTCAAGCACCGAAGCCATAGACAAGGAAGACAGGAGGCTTCAGATGCCCTGTTTTACATGTCAAATGGGGTTGCAGCTCTCTCAGCTCTCCATGCGAGTGTGTCAAGTTCAAATCGGTCCTTCCTCAATCTGACTGTCCCCTGGGTCCTCATCTCTGGAGCCGTCATCCAGGCCTATGTCAGCCGGCTGCAAGTCACGGGAGGTGGCCGTTTTGGATCCGTCATCTCGTCCATCTATGTAGCAGTGTGGGCAACCTGGACCTGGTTTAGGTTTGCAG GTTACCTGCTACAACTTTCAACAGAAGCATCTTATGGTTTTACAGCAGGAGCAATTGCTTTCCTGGTCATTAACACTTTCCTCATGCTGATAG CTGCCTACAGGAACCTGGTTCTGCTTTTTCTAACAACAATCATGGAGGTTGTTCTGGTCTGTTTCCTGCTGTCCACTCTGCAGCGACTGCCATACCAACTAGAAA tggccATGCTTGCGCTGGTTTCAATAATTTGTGTATATGGAGCTCTGGCATCACTGATGAACTGCATCTTCTCACAGAGTATGCTGCCTATGGGACCTCCCTTATTGAAG GAGAAAGTGAAGCAGGACACCTCTCCAGAGCTGCCGTGTCCTGTTGCTAATTCACAACTCACCAGTGGTCTCCTGAAGATCGCTGGCCTTCTGGAGGAAGGCGGAGTATGTGGTATTCCTACAGACACAGTCTACGCCCTGGCCGCCTCCTGCAAGAATCCTCAGGCGATAGAGAAAATCTACAACATTAAA GACAGACCAGCAGAGAAGcccatctgcatctgcatctctAGCGTGGAGCAGCTGGTAGCAGTCAAGCCTCCCTTCAGTCCTCTGCTCTGGGAGTTTATGAGGAACGTGTATCCTGGAGGAATCAGTTGCATCGTCACCAAAGGCGACTGGCTGTACAGACTGG GAGTGGGACCAGCTTATGACCGTGTTGGTACCCAGGACAGCATCATGATCCGCGTCCCAGACCACACCCCGACTTGCCACCTGTGTGACATCACTGGACCCCTTGCCATTACCTCAGCCAATCCCAGTGGAGAGGCGGACAGCACCCACCACAGCATGGTCATTGA
- the si:ch211-153b23.3 gene encoding uncharacterized protein si:ch211-153b23.3 isoform X3 yields the protein MSTSDGFPASFYGEPGVLGMLSNGISAFLVLLQNFNTAHTGSAPVGVENILAGVHLILIGGICQLVAGMVSFRKNDHLSGTAFIGYAALWGSYGATRIYFGALAETPTTASISHQIMNNLSTNIMSNITPNATTDGPVCHLCLSIEESAIAGLVPYILLSFLLAFCSATVNYIMPFVFGAITFTLVFEAVGLVASSWALVVSGVLELLILIFAIYGSAALLIKGLTQRLVLKGFGTPLFNVLLLGTANSASAQSIGQEKKKNTKYAEPMALGFFCDTVAPFIFAFYSFGYVKSFGLGAAWVSIISVAQLFSSYYAHLRQDCYHTTKFGLHATYWLIKAWDEFVASVLTTEEGQIMSGREAMVGNWFFVVAGLVLCVGSLNMDVLELIHNMLFVLLTVSTIPQIPLQAYYIFFGVACSLFTAISLYGTFARLINTIAEKSLIPVGPQPISTERLRQAFKHRSHRQGRQEASDALFYMSNGVAALSALHASVSSSNRSFLNLTVPWVLISGAVIQAYVSRLQVTGGGRFGSVISSIYVAVWATWTWFRFAGYLLQLSTEASYGFTAGAIAFLVINTFLMLIAAYRNLVLLFLTTIMEVVLVCFLLSTLQRLPYQLEMAMLALVSIICVYGALASLMNCIFSQSMLPMGPPLLKEKVKQDTSPELPCPVANSQLTSGLLKIAGLLEEGGVCGIPTDTVYALAASCKNPQAIEKIYNIKDRPAEKPICICISSVEQLVAVKPPFSPLLWEFMRNVYPGGISCIVTKGDWLYRLGVGPAYDRVGTQDSIMIRVPDHTPTCHLCDITGPLAITSANPSGEADSTHHSMVIDRLGHKIQGVLCDGVSNEVVASTVVNCLNIDEGTITILREGCVPAVKVRQIFERVKSMMV from the exons ATGTCAACGTCAGATGGGTTTCCAGCCAGTTTCTATGGTGAACCAGGAGTGTTGGGCATGTTATCGAATGGGATCAGTGCGTTCCTCGTACTTCTGCAGAACTTCAATACAGCACATACTGGCAGTGCTCCAGTAGGAGTGGAAAACATCCTTGCTG GTGTCCATCTCATTCTTATTGGTGGTATATGCCAGTTGGTGGCCGGAATGGTTTCCTTCAGAAAAAATGATCACCTCAGTGGCACTGCCTTCATCGGGTATGCTGCTCTCTGGGGCAGTTATGGTGCAACTCGAATCTACTTTGGTGCTTTGGCAGAAACTCCTACAACAGCATCTATATCACATCAAATCATGAACAATCTGTCCACTAACATAATGAGCAACATAACGCCGAATGCCACCACAGATGGCCCTGTGTGCCATTTATGCCTGTCCATAGAAGAGTCAGCCATCGCTGGTCTGGTCCCTTAtatccttctgtccttcctcctAGCCTTCTGCTCTGCCACCGTCAACTACATCAtgccttttgtttttggggCCATCACATTCACCTTAGTTTTTGAAGCAGTAGGTCTAGTTGCAAGCTCCTGGGCTCTCGTGGTGTCTGGGGTTCTCGAGTTGCTCATTCTAATTTTTGCGATCTACGGTTCGGCTGCACTGCTCATCAAAGGTCTGACTCAGCGTCTTGTCCTCAAAGGCTTTGGTACCCCTCTCTTTAACGTTCTCCTGCTAGGGACCGCCAACTCAGCAAGCGCCCAGAGCATTGgccaagagaagaagaaaaacacaaaatacgcAGAACCCATGGCCTTGGGATTCTTCTGTGACACTGTTGCCCCCTTCATCTTTGCCTTCTACAGCTTTGGGTATGTTAAGTCCTTTGGCTTAGGAGCTGCATGGGTCTCAATCATCTCAGTGGCCCAGCTGTTCTCAAGCTACTACGCCCATCTGCGACAAGATTGCTACCACACAACTAAGTTTGGTCTTCATGCTACATATTGGCTGATCAAGGCTTGGGATGAGTTTGTAGCATCTGTTCTGACTACAGAGGAGGGTCAAATTATGTCAGGGAGGGAAGCAATGGTGGGGAACTGGTTCTTCGTGGTGGCAGGCTTGGTTCTCTGTGTTGGAAGCCTGAACATGGATGTCCTGGAACTGATCCACAACATGCTGTTTGTCCTGCTCACAGTCTCAACAATACCCCAGATACCTCTCCAGGCGTACTACATTTTCTTCGGTGTAGCTTGCTCCCTCTTCACCGCGATCTCCCTGTATGGTACCTTCGCACGTCTCATTAACACGATAGCAGAGAAGTCTCTCATCCCTGTAGGCCCACAGCCAATCTCCACTGAACGGCTACGGCAAGCTTTCAAGCACCGAAGCCATAGACAAGGAAGACAGGAGGCTTCAGATGCCCTGTTTTACATGTCAAATGGGGTTGCAGCTCTCTCAGCTCTCCATGCGAGTGTGTCAAGTTCAAATCGGTCCTTCCTCAATCTGACTGTCCCCTGGGTCCTCATCTCTGGAGCCGTCATCCAGGCCTATGTCAGCCGGCTGCAAGTCACGGGAGGTGGCCGTTTTGGATCCGTCATCTCGTCCATCTATGTAGCAGTGTGGGCAACCTGGACCTGGTTTAGGTTTGCAG GTTACCTGCTACAACTTTCAACAGAAGCATCTTATGGTTTTACAGCAGGAGCAATTGCTTTCCTGGTCATTAACACTTTCCTCATGCTGATAG CTGCCTACAGGAACCTGGTTCTGCTTTTTCTAACAACAATCATGGAGGTTGTTCTGGTCTGTTTCCTGCTGTCCACTCTGCAGCGACTGCCATACCAACTAGAAA tggccATGCTTGCGCTGGTTTCAATAATTTGTGTATATGGAGCTCTGGCATCACTGATGAACTGCATCTTCTCACAGAGTATGCTGCCTATGGGACCTCCCTTATTGAAG GAGAAAGTGAAGCAGGACACCTCTCCAGAGCTGCCGTGTCCTGTTGCTAATTCACAACTCACCAGTGGTCTCCTGAAGATCGCTGGCCTTCTGGAGGAAGGCGGAGTATGTGGTATTCCTACAGACACAGTCTACGCCCTGGCCGCCTCCTGCAAGAATCCTCAGGCGATAGAGAAAATCTACAACATTAAA GACAGACCAGCAGAGAAGcccatctgcatctgcatctctAGCGTGGAGCAGCTGGTAGCAGTCAAGCCTCCCTTCAGTCCTCTGCTCTGGGAGTTTATGAGGAACGTGTATCCTGGAGGAATCAGTTGCATCGTCACCAAAGGCGACTGGCTGTACAGACTGG GAGTGGGACCAGCTTATGACCGTGTTGGTACCCAGGACAGCATCATGATCCGCGTCCCAGACCACACCCCGACTTGCCACCTGTGTGACATCACTGGACCCCTTGCCATTACCTCAGCCAATCCCAGTGGAGAGGCGGACAGCACCCACCACAGCATGGTCATTGA
- the irg1l gene encoding immunoresponsive gene 1, like gives MISTLQKTIRPMWAVRRLHKSAIQVLKHPVPEDTVTASFGKFISEIKPQHLSPMVLGRSKRMVMDSIGVGLIGSTTEVFELALQHCEYMYAPDEISSVYGRRGTRLSPTLAAFVNGVATHSMDFDDTWHPATHPSGAVLPAVLALSDMLPSNNKPSGLELLLAFNVGIEIQGRLMRFSNEACNIPKRFHPPSVVGTMGSAAACARLLSLDHSQCSHALAIAASLSGAPMANAATQSKPLHIANASRLGLEAALLASRGLEASPLVLDTVPGVAGFNAFYEDYVPQALESPNDGGHIFLLEEQDMGFKRFPAHLGMHWVADAAASVHELLVGVGPGTVSPAQVQDIQLRIPKSKYINRPYPESEHEARHSFQFNACSALLDGEVTVQSFTPAAMSRPELLALLSRVHVEHPDDNPANFNLMYGEVEVTLVGGDILKGRCDTFYGHWRNPLTNESLTKKFRNNAGTVLPLEQVERLIDVVEELDRIGDCRALLSQLQ, from the exons ATGATCTCCACACTACAG AAAACTATCAGACCAATGTGGGCTGTCAGAAGACTGCATAAGTCAGCAATTCAAG tcTTGAAGCACCCAGTCCCCGAGGACACGGTCACAGCCAGCTTTGGGAAGTTCATCAGTGAAATAAAGCCTCAGCACTTGTCCCCCATGGTCCTCGGCCGCAGCAAAAGAATGGTGATGGACAGCATTGGGGTTGGGCTGATCGGCAGCACAACAGAGGTGTTCGAACTGGCCCTGCAGCACTGCGAG TACATGTATGCTCCTGATGAGATCAGCTCTGTGTACGGACGCAGGGGCACCAGACTCTCCCCGACGCTGGCAGCTTTCGTCAATGGAGTTGCG ACTCACTCCATGGACTTTGATGATACGTGGCACCCTGCCACTCATCCCTCAGGAGCAGTGCTTCCTGCTGTGTTGGCACTCAGCGACATGTTGCCCTCAAACAACAAACCCAGTGGCCTGGAACTCCTGCTGGCTTTCAATGTGGGCATCGAGATCCAGGGGCGACTGATGCGGTTCTCTAATGAGGCCTGCAACATCCCCAAGAG GTTTCACCCTCCCAGCGTGGTCGGGACGATGGGAAGTGCAGCTGCCTGTGCTCGCCTCTTGTCCTTGGATCACTCCCAGTGCAGTCATGCCTTGGCCAtagctgcttctctttctggGGCCCCAATGGCCAATGCTGCCACTCAGTCTAAGCCCCTCCACATTGCCAATGCTTCACGTTTGGGGCTGGAGGCCGCTCTGCTGGCCTCCCGAGGCCTAGAGGCGAGTCCCCTGGTCCTGGATACTGTGCCAGGGGTGGCCGGCTTCAATGCCTTTTATGAAGACTACGTGCCACAGGCTTTAGAATCACCCAATGATGGCGGCCATATATTCCTGCTAGAGGAGCAGGACATGGGCTTCAAGCGCTTCCCTGCTCATCTGGGGATGCACTGGGTGGCAGATGCTGCAGCCTCGGTCCATGAGCTTCTTGTGGGAGTTGGTCCTGGCACTGTCTCCCCAGCTCAGGTCCAGGACATCCAGCTCAGAATCCCTAAATCAAAGTACATCAACAGGCCTTACCCTGAGTCTGAGCACGAGGCACGTCACTCCTTCCAATTCAATGCTTGCAGCGCCCTCCTTGATGGCGAGGTGACTGTGCAGTCCTTTACACCCGCTGCCATGAGCCGCCCGGAGCTGCTCGCTCTGCTGAGCCGTGTGCACGTGGAGCATCCCGACGACAACCCGGCCAATTTCAACCTAATGTATGGCGAAGTGGAGGTGACGCTTGTTGGAGGAGACATTCTGAAGGGACGGTGTGACACCTTCTACGGTCACTGGCGCAACCCACTTACCAACGAGAGCTTGACGAAGAAGTTCAGGAACAACGCAGGGACGGTGCTTCCTTTAGAACAGGTGGAGAGGCTGATCGAtgtggtggaggagctggacagaATTGGGGACTGCAGAGCCCTTCTCTCGCAGCTGCAATGA
- the glod5 gene encoding glyoxalase domain-containing protein 5 gives MALRTVASRLWHFQRHSFQIVSVQTPGAVTFKSTCPVGLSHLDHLVLTVKSVPDTIHFYTSVLGMEVVTFKGNRKALSFGQQKFNLHQLGQEFEPKAKHPTSGSADLCLITNTPLATVAAHLKVCGVEIEEGPVERSGAVGPITSLYFRDPDHNLIEVSNYNQSSSEGSS, from the exons ATGGCGCTGCGGACTGTCGCGAGCCGCCTGTGGCATTTTCAGAGGCACAGTTTCCAG ATCGTCTCCGTTCAAACTCCGGGAGCTGTCACATTCAAAAGCACCTGCCCGGTCGGTCTGAGTCATCTGGACCATCTGGTCCTCACAGTGAAAAGTGTCCCGGACACCATCCACTTCTACACCTCCGTCCTCGGCATGGAGGTGGTCACTTTCAAG GGAAACCGTAAGGCTCTGAGTTTTGGGCAGCAGAAGTTTAACCTTCACCAGCTGGGTCAGGAGTTTGAGCCAAAAGCCAAGCATCCGACCTCAGGCTCTGCAGACCTGTGCCTCATCACCAACACCCCTCTGGCCACAGTGGCTGCGCATTTGAAG GTTTGTGGAGTAGAGATAGAGGAGGGTCCGGTGGAGAGGAGCGGGGCTGTGGGGCCCATCACCTCTCTGTACTTCAGAGATCCAGACCACAATCTCATTGAAGTGTCAAACTATAACCAGTCATCATCAGAGGGCTCGTCTTGA